Proteins co-encoded in one Quercus robur chromosome 8, dhQueRobu3.1, whole genome shotgun sequence genomic window:
- the LOC126696567 gene encoding uncharacterized protein LOC126696567 produces the protein MGKSVEVYIDDMVVKSKLAPNHIEDLGNVFQILRKYKLQLNVTKCSFGVGSGKFLGYMVTHRGIEANPDQIRAIHSLQPPQNPKEVQKLTGMIAALNRFISRSADRCRPFFLLLHKWKGFEWDEECTIAFQQLKEYLAQPPIMSSPEADEVLFAYIAVAPHVEAETRYLPLEKAILAIVQAIRKLPHYFQAHTVVVLTQLPLKSILRSADYTSRIAQWGTILGAFDIRYMPRTAVKGQVLADLVAEFAKPATEGKEVSVLLGAGEQVSSTISPHGLTWWKAYIDGASNQRGSGLGLVLLSPEGITIEKSLRLGFSATNNEAEYEALLEGMGMIRKMEGKSVDMFSDSRLIVGQVNGDIEAKDERMQEYLVRVKHLQTHFHHFRLTHVPRSGNTHADSLATLATSSDQPLPRVILVEEILRPLTEKANGIGIHNIRAGPSWMDPIVLYLKHDTLPDDKVEAGKIRRKATRFWLSEDSKLYRRSFSGPYLLCVHPEAAELILEELHEGICGSHMGGRSLSHRALTLGYWWPSMHKEALDYVKKFGTPHTLVSDNGLQFDSKAFRRYCSELGIVNRYSTPAYPQSNGQAEAVNKTIMNGLKKRLDDAKGRWVEKLAHVLWTYRTTPRRSTGETPFSMTYGAKVVIPLEVNFPTQRTTTFCPATNNKLLEKSLDLIDERREGAMVHLANYQQKLKQGYDAKVKSRPLVPGDLVLRKLLM, from the exons ATGGGTAAAAGCGTTGAAGTGtacatagacgacatggtggttAAAAGTAAGTTGGCTCCCAACCATATTGAAGACCTCGGCAACGTTTTTCAAATACTAAGAAAGTATAAACTACAGCTGAACGTAaccaaatgttcatttggagTGGGATCTGGAAAATTCTTGGGCTATATGGTGACTCACAGAGGCATTGAGgctaaccctgaccaaataagagccATCCATAGCTTGCAGCCTCCTCAGAACCCTAAAGAAGTCCAGAAGCTTACTGGTATGATAGCtgctttaaaccgtttcatctcgCGCTCAGCAGATAGATGCAGGCCATTTTTTCTCCTGTTACataagtggaaaggatttgagtggGATGAGGAGTGCACTATAGCTTTCCAACAGCTAAAGGAATACCTCGCCCAACCGCCGATTATGTCCAGTCCCGAGGCCGACGAGGTTTTGTTTGCCTACATAGCAGTGGCCCCGCATGTA GAGGCAGAAACCCGTTACCTTCCCCTCGAAAAGGCTATCTTGGCCATCGTACAGGCCATAAGAAAGCTGCCCCACTACTTTCAAGCACACACTGTCGTGGTGTTAACTCAGCTCCCCTTAAAGTCCATCCTGCGCAGCGCCGATTACACAAGTAGAATTGCACAATGGGGAACGATTTTGGGCGCCTTtgacattagatacatgcctcgcactGCTGTAAAAGGCCAGGTCCTCGCCGACCTAGTAGCAGAATTTGCGAAGCCTGCAACAGAAGGAAAAGAAGTGTCGGTCTTACTAGGGGCTGGTGAACAGGTGAGCAGCACAATTTCCCCGCATGGACTCACTTGGTGGAAAGCATACATTGATGGCGCATCGAACCAAAGGGGCTCAGGGTTAGGACTTGTCCTGCTCTCACCTGAAGGGATAACAATAGAGAAGTCATTGAGACTCGGTTTTTCAGCCACGAAtaatgaagccgaatatgaggcgCTATTGGAGGGAATGGGAATGATCCGGAAAATGGAGGGGAAATCTGTAGACATGTTCTCGGATTCAAGACTTATTGTGGGGCAGGTAAATGGAGACATAGAGGCGAAGGacgaaagaatgcaagagtatctagTTCGGGTTAAGCACCTACAGACCCATTTTCATCACTTCCGCTTGACGCACGTACCCAGAAGTGGGAACACTCATGCTGATTCTCTCGCGACGTTGGCTACCTCCTCGGATCAACCCCTACCTCGAGTCATTTTGGTAGAAGAGATCCTCCGTCCACTAACAGAGAAGGCCAATGGGATTGGAATACATAACATCAGGGCAGGAccgagctggatggaccctatcGTTCTGTACTTAAAGCACGACACCTTGCCAGATGATAAGGTTGAGGCTGGCAAGATCAGGAGAAAAGCTACTCGATTCTGGTTGTCGGAGGACTCCAAGCTTTACAGACGCTCGTTCTCGGGGCCGTAtttgctgtgtgtgcacccagagGCTGCTGAACTCATCCTGGAAGAGTTACACGAAGGAATTTGCGGAAGTCACATGGGGGGTAGATCTTTGTCTCACAGAGCCTTAACGCTGGGTtattggtggccgagcatgcataaagAAGCCCTAGattatgtgaagaa GTTCGGCACCCCGCACACCCTGGTGTCGGACAACGGGCTCCAGTTTGACAGCAAAGCCTTCAGAAGGTACTGCAGTGAGCTAGGAATTGTTAACCGGTACTCCACACCAGCTTACCCCCAGAGTAATGGACAAGCGGAAGCCGTCAATAAAACCATAATGAACGGACTGAAAAAGAGACTAGATGacgcgaaaggaagatgggtaGAGAAGTTagcccatgtcttgtggacaTACCGTACCACGCCTCGTAGGTCCACAGGGGAAACCCCTTTTTCAATGACCTATGGGGCCAAGGTTGTCATTCCACTGGAGGTGAACTTCCCAACCCAGAGGACCACCACCTTCTGCCCCGCTACCAATAACAAACTTCTAGAAAAGAGCTTGGACCTCATCGACGAAAGAAGGGAAGGCGCGATGGTCCACCTAGCTAACTATCAGCAgaagctcaagcaaggttacgacgccaaggtgaagtccAGACCATTAGTGCCTGGGGATCTAGTACTGAGGAAG TTACTTatgtaa